In the Blastocatellia bacterium genome, one interval contains:
- a CDS encoding class I SAM-dependent methyltransferase: MSTEQRKLWEKETHENKVESFYGWGVDNFGDFHNGYLNFGLWESGLKTYLEAAENMVHRIATIAGVNQNSHLLDVGFGMGTQDVYILEKFSPRKIDGLDVTWKHVELARRRAERFKCGDRVEFHHGTATKIPFPDGYFTNVMSIEAPEHFDTRQMFFEESYRVLKPGGVIGIADYTLKREPRNFIEKAVLGAVVSLWKVPQDNVYSTETYRQRLAKVGYKNIDIQEVGALTIPGYYYEQKRPEVKAELAKIRGFVAGRLGFIIDIFLFQAYQYGLLEYILVHAEKK, encoded by the coding sequence GTGAGTACAGAACAAAGAAAACTTTGGGAAAAAGAAACACATGAAAATAAAGTAGAATCCTTTTATGGCTGGGGCGTAGACAATTTTGGAGATTTCCATAATGGTTATCTAAACTTTGGATTATGGGAAAGCGGCCTAAAAACCTATTTAGAAGCAGCAGAAAATATGGTTCATCGTATTGCTACAATTGCAGGTGTTAACCAAAATAGCCATTTGTTAGATGTAGGTTTTGGTATGGGAACACAAGATGTTTATATTTTAGAAAAATTTAGCCCACGCAAAATAGATGGTTTAGATGTTACTTGGAAACACGTTGAATTAGCTCGTAGACGTGCAGAAAGATTTAAGTGTGGCGATCGAGTAGAGTTTCATCATGGTACAGCAACAAAAATTCCTTTTCCTGATGGCTATTTTACTAATGTAATGAGTATTGAAGCACCTGAACATTTTGACACTCGCCAAATGTTTTTTGAAGAATCCTATCGTGTGCTTAAACCAGGTGGTGTTATTGGAATAGCTGATTATACGCTAAAACGCGAGCCAAGAAATTTTATCGAAAAAGCTGTACTAGGTGCGGTTGTTTCTCTATGGAAAGTTCCTCAAGATAATGTTTACTCTACAGAAACTTACCGACAACGCTTAGCTAAAGTTGGATATAAAAATATTGATATTCAAGAGGTAGGAGCTTTAACTATACCCGGCTACTACTATGAACAAAAACGCCCAGAAGTTAAGGCAGAACTAGCTAAAATTCGCGGTTTTGTAGCAGGACGACTTGGTTTTATTATTGATATTTTTCTCTTCCAAGCTTATCAATACGGACTTTTAGAGTACATACTTGTACATGCAGAAAAGAAATAA